From Streptomyces sp. NBC_00775, one genomic window encodes:
- a CDS encoding MFS transporter, with protein MPLALLALAIGAFGIGTTEFVIMGVLPEVAGDFGVSIPTAGLLVTGYALGVVIGAPIMTALGTKMSRKRMLMLLMGLFVLGNLLSAVAPVFGLMLAGRVVASLAHGAFFGIGSVVAAELVAPEKKAGAIAMMFSGLTIANVVGVPLGTLIGQSVGWRVTFAGVAALGVIGLLGIAKLVPEMPKPEGVQLRHELAAFKNVQVLLAMAMTVLGFGGVFAAITYIAPMMTHVAGFADGSVTWLLVLFGLGMVGGNLIGGKFADRALMPMLYVSLGGLAVVLALFTVTAHNKILAAVTIALIGALGFATVPPLQKRVLDQAHGAPTLASAVNIGAFNLGNALSAWIGGIVIAAGMGYTAPNWVGAVLAASALLLAVLSAALERRTDAPSAVVVAGGAPAEQRTAVHH; from the coding sequence ATGCCTCTCGCGCTTCTGGCCCTCGCGATCGGGGCCTTCGGAATTGGAACCACCGAGTTCGTGATCATGGGTGTACTGCCCGAGGTCGCCGGTGACTTCGGTGTATCCATCCCCACCGCCGGACTGCTGGTGACCGGCTATGCCCTCGGCGTGGTGATCGGAGCCCCGATCATGACCGCGCTCGGTACGAAGATGTCCCGCAAGCGGATGCTGATGCTGCTGATGGGGCTGTTCGTGCTCGGCAATCTGCTCTCCGCCGTCGCCCCGGTCTTCGGGCTGATGCTGGCGGGCCGCGTGGTCGCCTCGCTCGCCCACGGCGCCTTCTTCGGCATCGGCTCCGTGGTCGCCGCCGAGCTGGTCGCGCCCGAGAAGAAGGCCGGCGCGATCGCCATGATGTTCAGCGGGCTCACCATCGCCAATGTCGTCGGCGTTCCCCTGGGCACGCTGATCGGGCAGTCCGTGGGCTGGCGAGTCACCTTCGCCGGTGTCGCCGCGCTTGGCGTGATCGGGCTGCTGGGCATCGCCAAGCTGGTCCCCGAAATGCCGAAGCCCGAAGGCGTGCAGCTGCGTCACGAACTGGCCGCCTTCAAGAACGTCCAGGTGCTGCTGGCCATGGCGATGACCGTGCTCGGCTTCGGCGGAGTCTTCGCGGCCATCACCTATATCGCTCCGATGATGACCCATGTCGCGGGCTTCGCCGACGGCTCCGTCACTTGGCTGCTGGTCCTCTTCGGCCTCGGCATGGTCGGCGGGAACCTCATCGGCGGCAAGTTCGCCGACCGCGCACTGATGCCGATGCTGTACGTCTCCCTGGGCGGCCTCGCGGTCGTGCTGGCCCTGTTCACCGTCACCGCGCACAACAAGATCCTCGCGGCTGTCACCATCGCCCTGATCGGCGCTCTGGGCTTCGCCACCGTGCCGCCGTTGCAGAAGCGCGTCCTCGACCAGGCGCACGGTGCCCCCACCCTGGCCTCGGCCGTGAACATCGGCGCCTTCAACCTTGGCAACGCCCTCTCGGCCTGGATCGGCGGCATCGTCATCGCCGCGGGTATGGGCTACACCGCCCCCAACTGGGTCGGAGCCGTCCTCGCCGCGAGCGCGCTCCTCCTCGCCGTCCTCTCGGCCGCCCTGGAACGCCGCACGGACGCCCCGAGCGCCGTCGTCGTGGCCGGCGGCGCGCCTGCCGAACAGCGAACCGCCGTCCACCACTGA
- a CDS encoding GlcG/HbpS family heme-binding protein: protein MSTTAVAPLTIEDAEVLVTAARRAAEASGVRVSVTVLDAGGHLLAFRRDDQAVLISGETSTRKAYTALQLDSATADLVDAVQPGGLFHTLPTALDRPLLFIAGGVPVHRDGRLIGAIGVGGGMPDQDHGFAVAAVESLS, encoded by the coding sequence ATGAGCACCACCGCCGTCGCCCCGCTGACCATCGAGGACGCCGAAGTCCTCGTCACCGCGGCCCGCCGCGCCGCCGAAGCCTCCGGAGTCAGGGTCAGCGTCACCGTCCTCGACGCGGGCGGTCATCTGCTCGCTTTCCGGCGCGACGACCAGGCCGTCCTGATCTCAGGTGAGACGAGCACGCGCAAGGCCTACACAGCGCTGCAGCTGGACTCCGCCACCGCCGACCTCGTCGACGCGGTCCAGCCCGGCGGCCTCTTCCACACCTTGCCCACCGCGCTCGACCGGCCCCTGCTGTTCATCGCGGGCGGCGTACCGGTCCACCGCGACGGCCGCCTGATCGGCGCGATCGGTGTCGGTGGCGGCATGCCGGATCAGGACCACGGCTTTGCCGTCGCAGCCGTCGAGTCGCTCTCCTGA
- a CDS encoding GNAT family N-acetyltransferase: MSTPSLAALPIRRLTPRDLTACADLSEDRGWPREEHKWGLLLTAGTGYGIDDPEGGLVTACVVTEYGPRECPDLSAIGMVLVAERHARQGVGRRLMRHVVAEMGTTPLTLHATAYGRPLYEELGFKVTGRAEMVRGHFVPGRPEPEVFTRPATAEDLTAILRLDEEIFGSDRTHMIARLPAFSDQLRVAEENGRIIGYASAWPNMNNHVVGPLIARDTETAKALITSLAAHTDRPLRTDIDVRHEELLSWLKERGLASISFNSVMTYGISELPGDWTRRFAPLTVAAA; the protein is encoded by the coding sequence GTGTCGACACCTTCCCTCGCCGCTCTGCCCATCCGTCGTCTGACGCCTCGCGATCTCACCGCCTGCGCCGACTTGTCCGAGGACCGGGGCTGGCCCCGCGAGGAGCACAAGTGGGGTCTTCTCCTCACGGCGGGAACCGGTTACGGCATCGATGACCCCGAAGGCGGCCTCGTCACCGCCTGCGTCGTGACCGAGTACGGACCGCGGGAGTGCCCTGATCTGAGTGCGATCGGCATGGTGCTCGTCGCCGAGAGGCATGCCCGCCAAGGCGTCGGCCGTCGACTGATGCGGCATGTGGTCGCGGAGATGGGCACCACCCCGCTGACCCTGCATGCGACGGCGTACGGCCGCCCGCTCTACGAGGAACTGGGTTTCAAGGTCACCGGCCGCGCCGAGATGGTCCGTGGACACTTCGTCCCCGGCAGGCCGGAACCCGAGGTCTTCACGCGCCCGGCCACGGCCGAGGACCTCACCGCCATCCTCCGCCTCGACGAGGAGATCTTCGGGTCTGATCGCACCCACATGATCGCGCGGCTGCCCGCCTTCTCCGACCAGCTGCGCGTCGCCGAGGAGAACGGCCGGATCATCGGGTACGCATCCGCCTGGCCCAATATGAACAACCATGTCGTGGGTCCGCTGATCGCCCGCGACACGGAGACCGCGAAGGCACTCATCACCTCGCTGGCCGCCCACACCGATCGCCCTCTGCGCACCGACATCGACGTACGGCACGAAGAGCTGCTGTCGTGGCTGAAGGAGCGCGGACTGGCGTCCATCAGCTTCAACTCGGTCATGACGTACGGGATCTCGGAGCTGCCTGGGGACTGGACGCGACGCTTCGCTCCACTGACGGTGGCGGCAGCTTAG
- a CDS encoding HAD family hydrolase codes for MARLHLFDLDGTLLHGSTAPVEISRQLGREAETVALDQAISEGRIGPPEYATQVHALWTELTEAHVTAAFEGAPWLSGIEDVWAEIRGNGDYCAVVSLSPSFFVERLTAWGAHAAYGSRFPAVPFTEPVDPAGILSSAAKVQIVDRLCEEFGVGRADCVAYGDSLSDRDLFGAVPVSVAVNADRHLAGLATHSYVGRDLWDAYELVRRAR; via the coding sequence ATGGCACGACTTCATCTCTTCGATCTCGACGGGACGTTGCTGCACGGGAGCACCGCACCGGTGGAGATCTCGCGGCAGCTCGGACGGGAAGCCGAGACCGTGGCACTCGATCAGGCGATCTCCGAGGGGCGCATAGGCCCTCCGGAGTACGCGACACAGGTGCATGCCCTGTGGACGGAGCTCACCGAGGCGCATGTGACGGCGGCTTTCGAGGGAGCGCCCTGGCTGTCCGGCATCGAGGATGTCTGGGCGGAGATCCGGGGGAACGGTGACTACTGCGCCGTTGTCTCGCTCTCGCCCTCCTTCTTCGTGGAACGGCTGACGGCGTGGGGAGCGCACGCGGCATACGGCTCACGGTTTCCCGCCGTGCCGTTCACCGAGCCGGTCGACCCGGCGGGGATTCTCAGCAGCGCGGCCAAGGTGCAGATCGTCGACCGGCTCTGTGAAGAGTTCGGGGTGGGCCGGGCCGACTGCGTGGCCTACGGCGACTCATTGTCGGACAGGGACCTGTTCGGTGCCGTGCCGGTATCCGTCGCGGTCAATGCGGATCGACATCTGGCGGGCCTCGCCACCCACTCCTACGTGGGACGGGATCTGTGGGATGCCTATGAATTGGTCCGTCGGGCCCGTTAA
- a CDS encoding globin domain-containing protein, protein MDAPTTTSADNGTSGGNGGGGWFTPRKEPAPSGGEQGAAGGRRLAAMRPVGRPTTGQGTPGQGTSAQETPERETAAQERISSAVQASPAPDEAAPTHRQAAPTATRPQEAEPTAMRPYEAAPTEMRPRQPSQPEAPRPEPESAHGAHGAHNAHEAVRPQSGPAQPGHGAPQPDPTPEPRVPVQRPAPEAAPAPKASPDAVLIRRTMAEVGPVADKVTSYFYALLFVRHPELRSLFPAAMDTQRDRLLKALLTAAEHIDNTEVLVAYLQNLGRGHRKYGTRPEHYPAVGECLIGSLSRFASAIWEPEMEAAWVRAYTTISQVMIDAAAVDELRAPAWWYAEVVSHDLRTPDVAVVTVRPDQPYPFLAGQYTSLETPWWPRIWRHYSFASAPRSDGLLAFHVKAVPAGWVSNALVHRARPGDIIRLGPPAGSMTVDHTTDSGLLCLGGGTGIAPIKALVEDVAEHGERRPVEVFYGARTDHDLYDIDTMLRLQQSHPWLAVRPVVDQQAHLQLPDVVREYGPWNEYDAYLSGPPGMIRSGVDALRDIGIPSDRIRHDSVEELVAAGD, encoded by the coding sequence ATGGACGCTCCGACCACCACGTCGGCCGACAACGGCACTTCCGGCGGCAACGGAGGGGGCGGCTGGTTCACGCCGCGCAAGGAGCCGGCGCCTTCCGGCGGGGAGCAGGGGGCAGCCGGCGGCCGTCGACTCGCCGCAATGCGTCCGGTCGGCCGACCCACCACGGGACAGGGAACGCCTGGACAGGGAACGTCGGCGCAGGAAACGCCAGAGCGGGAAACAGCGGCGCAGGAACGAATATCCTCGGCCGTGCAAGCGTCACCCGCGCCGGACGAGGCCGCGCCGACGCACCGACAGGCAGCACCGACCGCGACGCGGCCCCAGGAAGCAGAACCGACTGCGATGCGGCCTTACGAGGCGGCACCGACTGAGATGCGCCCCCGTCAGCCGTCACAGCCCGAGGCGCCGCGCCCTGAGCCGGAGTCCGCCCACGGCGCCCATGGCGCTCACAACGCCCACGAAGCCGTACGACCGCAGTCGGGCCCCGCGCAGCCCGGACACGGCGCTCCGCAGCCTGATCCCACTCCGGAGCCGCGTGTGCCCGTCCAGAGGCCCGCCCCCGAGGCGGCCCCCGCTCCGAAGGCGTCCCCCGACGCCGTGCTGATCCGCCGGACCATGGCCGAGGTCGGCCCCGTCGCCGACAAGGTCACCTCGTACTTCTACGCGCTGCTCTTCGTGCGCCACCCGGAACTGCGCTCGCTGTTCCCCGCCGCGATGGACACCCAGCGGGACCGGCTGCTCAAGGCGCTGCTGACCGCCGCCGAGCACATCGACAACACCGAGGTCCTCGTCGCGTATCTGCAGAACCTCGGCCGTGGACACCGCAAGTACGGCACCCGGCCCGAGCACTACCCGGCTGTCGGCGAGTGCCTCATCGGTTCGCTCAGCCGGTTCGCCTCGGCGATCTGGGAGCCCGAGATGGAGGCGGCCTGGGTGCGTGCGTACACGACGATCTCCCAGGTCATGATCGACGCGGCGGCCGTGGACGAACTGCGTGCCCCGGCCTGGTGGTACGCCGAGGTGGTCTCGCACGATCTCAGGACCCCGGACGTCGCCGTCGTCACGGTTCGCCCCGACCAGCCGTACCCCTTCCTCGCCGGGCAGTACACAAGCCTGGAGACGCCGTGGTGGCCGCGGATCTGGCGGCACTACTCGTTCGCCTCGGCGCCCCGCTCCGACGGACTGCTGGCGTTCCATGTGAAGGCGGTTCCGGCGGGCTGGGTGTCCAACGCGCTGGTGCACCGCGCCCGGCCCGGCGACATCATCCGGCTCGGCCCGCCGGCCGGCTCGATGACTGTCGACCACACCACCGACAGCGGACTGCTCTGTCTGGGCGGCGGCACCGGCATAGCGCCCATCAAGGCCCTGGTCGAGGATGTCGCCGAGCACGGAGAGCGCCGCCCGGTCGAGGTCTTCTACGGGGCCCGCACCGATCACGACCTGTACGACATCGACACGATGCTGCGCCTCCAGCAGAGCCACCCCTGGCTCGCGGTACGCCCGGTCGTCGACCAGCAGGCTCATCTCCAGCTGCCGGACGTCGTACGCGAGTACGGGCCGTGGAACGAGTACGACGCCTATCTCTCGGGTCCGCCCGGAATGATCCGCAGCGGTGTGGACGCGCTGAGGGACATCGGCATCCCGTCGGATCGCATACGCCACGACTCCGTCGAGGAACTCGTCGCGGCCGGGGACTGA
- a CDS encoding NUDIX hydrolase, translated as MTVRPVVKRTARAILLDGDDLILIKRTKPGVDPYWLTPGGGVEPEDTTVVDALHREVHEELGAKITDVVPCFVDTVEHIGDDGGATGVKVQHFFVCRLESMDPAQRHGPEIDEPCGEYEIVRVPFTRVGIASVHLVPLSLRHYLDGNIEGVRAMHAPDLG; from the coding sequence ATGACCGTCCGACCCGTGGTCAAGCGCACCGCCCGCGCCATCCTGCTCGATGGCGACGACCTGATTCTCATCAAACGCACCAAGCCCGGCGTCGATCCCTACTGGCTCACACCGGGTGGCGGGGTCGAACCGGAGGACACGACTGTCGTCGACGCACTCCACCGTGAGGTGCATGAAGAGCTCGGCGCCAAGATCACCGATGTGGTGCCCTGCTTCGTCGACACCGTCGAGCACATCGGCGACGACGGCGGCGCGACCGGCGTGAAGGTGCAGCACTTCTTCGTCTGCCGTCTGGAGTCCATGGATCCGGCCCAGCGCCACGGCCCCGAGATCGACGAGCCGTGCGGCGAGTACGAAATCGTCCGTGTGCCCTTCACCCGCGTCGGGATCGCCTCCGTCCACCTCGTACCGCTGTCCCTGCGGCACTACCTCGACGGGAACATCGAGGGCGTACGGGCGATGCACGCGCCTGACCTGGGCTGA
- a CDS encoding LysR family transcriptional regulator — protein sequence MDLALLRTFVTVHRAGSFTRAAALLGLSQPAVTSQIRTLERQLGRPLFLRQARGVTPTTIGDELAHKAAPHLDALVEIAETGLDEDSSIRTLHLAGPPEFTAERALPALTELTGDDGQGFALRASFGNAEETLEGLAAGHHDLAITTARPRGALLTATPLCDEEHVLVAAPRWAACVGPGKLRRKGAYALENFPVVEVHESLPLVARYWASVFDSRPAAAGTVVVPDLRAVLACATAGAGIAVLPRYLCAAALERGDVVALLDPAVPPLRTYFLVVRTGTLAMPHIARAHEWLLRAAVDWS from the coding sequence ATGGATTTGGCCTTGCTGCGCACTTTTGTGACTGTGCACCGGGCCGGTTCCTTCACCCGCGCCGCCGCGCTGCTCGGACTCTCGCAGCCGGCCGTCACCTCGCAGATCCGCACACTGGAGCGGCAGTTGGGGCGGCCCCTGTTTCTGCGCCAGGCCCGCGGGGTGACTCCGACGACCATCGGCGACGAACTCGCCCACAAGGCCGCACCGCATCTCGACGCCCTGGTGGAGATCGCCGAGACCGGCCTCGACGAGGACTCCTCAATACGCACCCTGCATCTCGCCGGGCCGCCGGAGTTCACCGCGGAACGGGCGCTGCCCGCGCTCACGGAGCTGACGGGCGACGACGGCCAGGGCTTCGCGCTGCGGGCCTCCTTCGGGAACGCCGAGGAGACGCTGGAGGGGCTCGCCGCCGGACATCATGATCTGGCCATTACGACGGCCCGTCCGCGCGGTGCGCTGCTCACCGCGACTCCGCTCTGCGACGAGGAGCACGTCCTGGTCGCCGCCCCGCGCTGGGCCGCCTGCGTCGGCCCCGGCAAGCTGCGCCGCAAGGGCGCCTACGCCCTGGAGAACTTCCCCGTCGTCGAGGTGCACGAGTCGCTGCCGCTCGTCGCCCGCTACTGGGCCTCCGTCTTCGACTCCCGCCCGGCTGCCGCGGGCACCGTCGTCGTCCCCGATCTGCGCGCGGTCCTCGCCTGCGCCACCGCGGGCGCCGGCATCGCCGTACTACCCCGGTATCTCTGCGCCGCCGCACTGGAGCGCGGCGACGTCGTGGCACTCCTCGACCCGGCGGTCCCTCCGTTGCGTACGTACTTTCTGGTGGTCCGCACCGGAACGCTGGCGATGCCGCACATCGCGCGGGCGCATGAGTGGCTGCTGAGGGCGGCGGTCGACTGGAGCTGA
- a CDS encoding cystathionine gamma-lyase, producing MTSGDSVTASGDGTRAAGQGDGTRAVRAGLPEPVKYEPTLPGPAFAAHYHLPGEPTGPYTYGRDENPTWTLLERAIGELEAPGQDGVETLAFPSGMAAISAVLFSQLRAGDVVVLPDDGYQVLPLVREQLTAYGIEVRTAPTGGDAQLEVLNGAKLLWIETPSNPGLDVCDVRRLVAAAHAQGTLVAVDNTLATPLGQRPLELGADFSVASGTKMLTGHGDLLLGYVTVRDAALMAPVRRWRKIVGAIPGPMEAWLAHRSLATLQLRADRQTANALVIAEALRERPEVTGLRYPGLPDDPSHKIASQQMRRFGCVVSFTLPTRARADRFLDALRLVDEATSFGGVRSTAERRGRWGGDAVPEGFIRFSAGAEDPEDLVADVLRALEESAE from the coding sequence ATGACGTCAGGAGATTCCGTTACGGCCAGCGGTGACGGCACGCGCGCGGCAGGGCAGGGCGACGGCACGCGCGCGGTTCGGGCCGGACTGCCCGAACCCGTCAAGTACGAACCGACGCTCCCGGGCCCGGCCTTCGCCGCGCACTACCACCTGCCCGGCGAGCCCACCGGCCCGTACACCTACGGCCGTGACGAGAACCCGACGTGGACGCTCCTGGAGCGCGCCATAGGCGAGCTGGAGGCCCCCGGACAGGACGGCGTCGAAACGCTCGCCTTCCCTTCCGGCATGGCCGCCATCTCGGCGGTGCTCTTCTCCCAGCTGCGCGCCGGCGACGTCGTGGTCCTGCCCGACGACGGCTATCAGGTGCTACCGCTGGTGCGCGAACAACTGACCGCGTACGGCATCGAGGTGCGCACCGCCCCGACCGGCGGCGACGCCCAGCTGGAGGTCCTCAACGGCGCGAAGCTGCTGTGGATCGAGACGCCGTCGAACCCGGGCCTCGACGTGTGCGACGTACGACGGCTCGTCGCGGCGGCTCACGCGCAGGGCACCCTCGTCGCCGTCGACAACACCCTGGCGACCCCGCTCGGACAGCGCCCGCTGGAGCTGGGCGCCGACTTCTCCGTGGCCAGCGGCACCAAGATGCTCACCGGGCACGGCGACCTTCTCCTGGGATACGTCACCGTCCGCGACGCCGCTCTGATGGCTCCCGTACGACGCTGGCGGAAGATCGTCGGCGCGATCCCCGGCCCCATGGAGGCCTGGCTCGCGCACCGCTCGCTGGCCACACTCCAGCTGCGCGCCGACCGGCAGACCGCCAACGCCCTGGTGATCGCCGAGGCGCTGCGGGAGCGGCCCGAGGTGACCGGGCTGCGCTACCCGGGGCTGCCCGACGACCCCTCGCACAAGATCGCTTCACAGCAGATGCGGCGCTTCGGGTGCGTGGTGTCCTTCACGCTGCCCACGCGCGCGCGTGCAGACCGTTTTCTCGACGCGCTGCGGCTGGTGGACGAGGCGACGAGCTTCGGCGGCGTGCGGTCCACGGCCGAGCGGCGCGGCCGGTGGGGCGGGGACGCGGTGCCGGAAGGCTTCATCCGTTTCTCGGCCGGCGCCGAGGATCCCGAGGACCTGGTGGCGGACGTTCTGCGCGCTCTCGAGGAATCCGCGGAGTGA
- a CDS encoding low molecular weight protein-tyrosine-phosphatase: MPYRVCFVCTGNICRSPMAESVFRARIEEAGLDGLVEVDSAGTGGWHEGDGADSRTVAVLEAGGYESSHAARQFQASWFSRLDLVIALDSGHLKALRRLAPTAEDADKVKLLRSYDPAAGDDLDVPDPYYGHIDGFEECLEMVEAASPGLLAAIQERVEGRAA; encoded by the coding sequence ATGCCCTATCGCGTCTGTTTCGTCTGCACCGGCAACATCTGCCGCTCCCCGATGGCCGAGTCCGTCTTCCGCGCCCGCATAGAAGAGGCCGGGCTCGACGGCCTCGTCGAGGTCGACAGCGCGGGCACGGGCGGCTGGCACGAAGGCGACGGCGCCGACTCGCGCACCGTCGCCGTGCTGGAGGCCGGCGGCTACGAGAGCAGCCACGCGGCCCGGCAGTTCCAGGCCTCGTGGTTCTCCCGCCTCGACCTCGTCATCGCCCTCGACTCCGGCCACCTCAAGGCCCTGCGCCGCCTCGCGCCCACGGCCGAGGACGCGGACAAGGTCAAGCTGCTGCGGTCGTACGACCCCGCCGCGGGCGACGATCTGGACGTTCCCGATCCGTATTACGGACATATAGATGGCTTCGAAGAGTGTCTTGAGATGGTGGAAGCGGCGAGCCCCGGACTGCTCGCCGCGATACAGGAGCGAGTGGAGGGACGGGCGGCATGA
- a CDS encoding phage holin family protein encodes MKNFVVKTLANAGALAVAVWLLDKITLTGGSTGKKIGTLLLVALVFGLVNFLVKPIVQVLTFPLFILTLGLITLVVNALMLLLTSWLADKLDLSFHVEGFWTAVVGGLIISVVSWALNVVLPDGKD; translated from the coding sequence ATGAAGAATTTCGTAGTCAAGACGCTCGCCAACGCGGGGGCCCTGGCCGTCGCCGTGTGGCTGCTCGACAAGATCACCCTGACGGGCGGCAGCACCGGCAAGAAGATCGGCACGCTGCTGCTCGTCGCGCTGGTCTTCGGCCTGGTCAACTTCCTGGTCAAGCCGATCGTGCAGGTGCTGACGTTCCCGCTCTTCATCCTCACGCTCGGCCTGATCACCCTTGTGGTCAACGCCCTGATGCTGCTGCTCACCTCATGGCTGGCCGACAAGCTCGATCTGAGTTTCCACGTCGAGGGCTTCTGGACCGCCGTCGTCGGCGGCCTGATCATCTCCGTCGTGTCCTGGGCGCTCAACGTCGTACTGCCCGACGGCAAGGACTGA
- a CDS encoding cupin domain-containing protein: protein MKAFRLDELEAERAANDGAYLQFLRERNMSVGLYALDAGELDSQKPHQQDEVYFVVSGRASITVGLETTQVARGSVVYVPAGVAHKFHHITEDLRVLVVFSPPES, encoded by the coding sequence ATGAAGGCATTCCGGCTGGACGAACTGGAGGCGGAGCGCGCCGCCAACGACGGTGCCTACCTGCAGTTTCTGCGCGAGCGGAACATGTCGGTCGGCCTTTACGCGCTCGACGCGGGCGAACTCGACTCGCAGAAGCCGCACCAGCAGGACGAGGTGTACTTCGTGGTGAGCGGGCGGGCCTCGATCACGGTCGGCCTGGAGACCACCCAGGTGGCGCGCGGCAGCGTCGTCTACGTGCCCGCGGGGGTCGCCCACAAGTTCCATCACATCACGGAGGACCTGAGGGTTCTGGTGGTGTTCTCTCCGCCGGAGAGCTGA
- a CDS encoding DUF5326 family protein yields MREIFNGMPWWVKWVAVPVIALVVFGTVIVSVLSVVISLLFKALVFVALVGGLIYIVRKFMSSSSSRSDW; encoded by the coding sequence ATGCGAGAGATCTTCAACGGTATGCCGTGGTGGGTGAAGTGGGTCGCGGTGCCGGTCATCGCCCTGGTTGTCTTCGGCACGGTGATAGTCAGCGTGCTCAGTGTGGTCATCAGCCTGCTCTTCAAGGCACTGGTCTTCGTCGCGCTGGTCGGCGGACTGATCTACATCGTGCGGAAGTTCATGTCGAGTTCGTCATCGCGCAGCGACTGGTGA
- a CDS encoding IclR family transcriptional regulator, translated as MQRAMRLLEAVASREQGAPAKQLAREAGLALPTAYHLLRTLVHEGYLRRDKGLFFLGEAAERLSSSGAQQKRRSTVSDALAHWRDSIGVPVYYAIYRDGEIEVMCVADTPGNPAVEEWADFRETGHAHAIGQCLLSQLDEKARRDHLDRYPVQSITPYTVRDNDSLLRRLERTGRMEPVIERQEYALGTVCAAIPITAGSAAGTMAISLPSHQAERLLPAARQLQSEIGRLLGTLAISISI; from the coding sequence GTGCAGCGGGCGATGCGCCTTCTGGAGGCCGTCGCTTCGCGCGAGCAGGGCGCGCCTGCCAAGCAGCTCGCCCGGGAGGCCGGGCTCGCTCTGCCGACGGCGTACCACCTGCTGCGCACCCTGGTCCACGAGGGCTATCTGCGCCGCGACAAGGGGCTGTTCTTTCTCGGCGAAGCCGCCGAGCGGCTGAGCAGCAGCGGAGCGCAGCAGAAACGTCGCAGCACGGTGAGCGACGCGCTCGCGCATTGGCGCGATTCGATCGGCGTACCCGTCTACTACGCGATCTACCGCGACGGGGAGATCGAGGTCATGTGCGTCGCCGACACCCCGGGAAATCCCGCGGTGGAGGAGTGGGCCGACTTCCGGGAGACCGGGCACGCGCACGCGATCGGCCAGTGCCTGCTGTCCCAGCTGGACGAGAAGGCCCGCCGAGATCACCTCGACCGCTACCCCGTGCAGTCGATCACTCCGTACACGGTGCGTGACAACGACAGTCTGCTGCGGCGCCTGGAGCGGACGGGCCGGATGGAGCCCGTCATCGAGCGCCAGGAGTACGCGCTGGGCACGGTCTGCGCCGCGATCCCCATCACGGCAGGCTCCGCTGCCGGGACCATGGCCATTTCCCTGCCGTCTCACCAGGCCGAGCGTCTGCTGCCCGCCGCACGGCAATTGCAGAGCGAAATCGGCAGGCTGCTAGGGACACTCGCCATCTCTATCAGTATCTGA
- a CDS encoding SsgA family sporulation/cell division regulator, translated as MRESVQAEVMMSFLVSEELSFRIPVELRYETCDPYAVRLTFHLPGDAPVTWAFGRELLIDGVGRPCGDGDVHIAPADPEAFGEVLIRLQVGGDHALFRSGAAPLVAFLDRTDKLVPLGQERSLADFDAHLDEALDRILAEEQSAG; from the coding sequence ATGCGCGAGTCGGTACAGGCAGAGGTCATGATGAGCTTCCTCGTGTCGGAGGAGCTGTCCTTCCGCATTCCGGTGGAGCTGCGATACGAGACCTGTGATCCGTACGCCGTGCGGCTGACCTTCCATTTGCCCGGCGACGCGCCGGTGACCTGGGCGTTCGGGCGGGAGTTGCTGATCGACGGCGTGGGCCGGCCGTGCGGTGACGGCGATGTGCACATCGCGCCCGCCGACCCGGAGGCGTTCGGCGAGGTGCTGATCCGGCTTCAGGTGGGCGGCGACCACGCGCTGTTCCGGTCAGGGGCGGCGCCACTCGTGGCGTTCCTGGACCGTACGGACAAGCTGGTGCCGCTGGGGCAGGAGCGTTCCCTCGCCGACTTCGACGCGCACCTCGACGAGGCGCTGGACCGCATCCTGGCGGAGGAGCAGAGCGCGGGCTGA